A genomic window from Coriobacteriia bacterium includes:
- a CDS encoding fumarate hydratase — VPLCQDTGTVWVRVELGEQECVCGDLQSAVDVAVAQAFRDAKLRMSVVRDALLDRANTGDNTPAFVDIALGARPGTGATVHVMLKGGGSDNASRVEMLPPGAGMAGVKRIVLETVEAKATGACPPLLVGVGVGATFDKVGGLAKKALLRPIGTAPSDPKLAEFEAELFSAINDLGIGPAGLGGDTTALAVHVVTGPCHIAALPVAVNMGCSAVRTVTVEVNA, encoded by the coding sequence GTCCCGTTGTGCCAAGACACGGGCACCGTCTGGGTGCGCGTCGAGCTGGGCGAGCAGGAGTGCGTCTGCGGTGACCTTCAGAGTGCCGTCGACGTCGCGGTCGCGCAGGCGTTCCGCGATGCGAAGCTGCGCATGAGCGTGGTTCGCGACGCGCTACTCGACCGCGCAAACACGGGCGACAACACGCCGGCCTTCGTCGACATCGCGCTGGGCGCCCGTCCGGGCACCGGCGCGACCGTTCACGTCATGCTCAAAGGCGGCGGGAGCGACAACGCGAGCCGCGTCGAGATGCTGCCGCCGGGCGCGGGGATGGCTGGCGTCAAGCGCATCGTGCTCGAGACCGTCGAGGCCAAGGCGACCGGCGCTTGCCCGCCGCTCCTCGTTGGCGTGGGCGTGGGCGCGACCTTTGACAAGGTCGGCGGTCTGGCCAAGAAGGCGCTCTTGCGTCCCATCGGCACGGCGCCAAGCGACCCGAAGCTTGCCGAGTTCGAGGCCGAGCTCTTCTCGGCGATCAACGACCTCGGAATTGGCCCGGCCGGGTTGGGCGGCGACACCACCGCACTGGCGGTGCACGTCGTTACCGGGCCCTGCCACATCGCGGCACTACCGGTGGCGGTCAACATGGGTTGCAGCGCGGTGCGCACGGTGACGGTGGAGGTGAACGCGTGA